A region from the Dinoroseobacter shibae DFL 12 = DSM 16493 genome encodes:
- a CDS encoding cytochrome-c peroxidase produces the protein MKRALHILAFLCAGPAVAEVPPPLSPADFHAFDPDQARIGQLLFYDKILSGNRNIACGTCHHHDHAGGDGLSLGIGEGGVGVGPERTAGTGADRIRKRIPRNAPALWNLGHKDIRVLFHDGRLEVSELYGNGFNSPAQEWLPTGFDHILAAQAVLPLVAQFEMAGNPKENEIAGAVHDRIDAAWPILAKRVRTIPEYGAMFVDAFDHVETPEQVTIVEIANALAAFIGTEWANYDSPFDAYLAGDAGALDAAAARGMALFYGAAGCATCHSGPLLSDQKFHALGLPAFGPGRTRQWDPIPRDMGRVGESNRLEDAYRFRTPPLRNVALTGPYGHNGAYRTLEGIVRHHLDPGGMGAAWRPQDAQLPEAPWLAEIDFVIRSDRAEMARQAAARDIAPVALDDAQVADLVAFLHALTGRTAEARPLGRPETVPSGLPVD, from the coding sequence ATGAAGCGCGCGCTGCATATCCTCGCCTTTCTTTGTGCCGGGCCCGCGGTGGCGGAGGTGCCGCCGCCGCTGTCGCCTGCGGATTTCCACGCGTTCGACCCGGATCAGGCCCGGATCGGTCAGCTTCTGTTTTACGACAAGATCCTGTCGGGCAACAGGAACATCGCTTGCGGGACCTGTCACCACCATGACCACGCGGGCGGCGACGGGCTGAGCCTGGGGATCGGCGAGGGGGGCGTGGGTGTCGGGCCGGAGCGGACGGCAGGAACCGGCGCGGATCGTATCCGCAAGCGGATCCCGCGCAACGCCCCCGCCCTGTGGAACCTCGGGCACAAGGACATCCGGGTGCTGTTCCATGACGGGCGGCTTGAGGTGTCGGAGCTTTATGGAAATGGGTTCAACTCGCCTGCGCAGGAATGGCTGCCCACGGGGTTCGACCATATCCTTGCGGCGCAGGCGGTGCTGCCGTTGGTGGCGCAGTTCGAGATGGCGGGAAATCCCAAGGAGAACGAGATCGCCGGTGCGGTGCATGACCGGATCGACGCGGCCTGGCCGATCCTGGCCAAGCGGGTGCGGACGATCCCGGAATACGGCGCGATGTTCGTGGACGCGTTTGACCATGTCGAGACGCCCGAGCAGGTCACGATTGTCGAGATCGCTAATGCGCTGGCGGCGTTCATCGGCACGGAATGGGCCAATTACGACAGCCCGTTCGACGCCTACCTGGCCGGGGATGCGGGCGCGCTCGACGCAGCGGCGGCGCGAGGGATGGCGTTGTTCTACGGGGCGGCCGGGTGCGCGACGTGTCATTCCGGGCCCTTGCTGAGCGACCAGAAGTTTCATGCGCTGGGCCTGCCGGCCTTCGGCCCCGGGCGCACGCGGCAATGGGATCCGATCCCGCGTGACATGGGCCGGGTGGGGGAGAGCAACCGGCTGGAGGATGCCTACCGGTTCCGCACGCCGCCCCTGCGCAATGTCGCGCTGACCGGGCCCTACGGCCATAACGGGGCCTACCGGACGCTGGAGGGGATCGTGCGCCACCATCTCGACCCGGGTGGGATGGGGGCGGCCTGGAGACCGCAGGATGCGCAGCTGCCCGAGGCACCCTGGCTGGCCGAGATTGATTTCGTGATCCGGTCCGACCGGGCGGAGATGGCGCGGCAAGCGGCGGCGCGGGATATCGCGCCCGTCGCGCTGGACGATGCCCAGGTGGCGGATCTTGTGGCCTTCCTGCACGCGCTGACCGGGCGGACGGCGGAGGCGCGGCCCCTCGGGCGGCCGGAGACGGTGCCTTCGGGCCTGCCGGTTGACTGA
- a CDS encoding tetratricopeptide repeat protein yields MAVSLTLASPTLADLEPARDLMEEGRFAEAKALLWPAARSGNAEAEELIGVMHALGLGVAQDYTRAFEWYLRSAMKGHAGAQSGVGWYYEMGLGMPAPDLVRAYMWYVLSAIGGDPDAADSQEEVRKKMTPEQVAQAHALVDDYKVWMYPFR; encoded by the coding sequence ATGGCGGTTTCGTTGACCCTTGCAAGCCCGACCCTGGCCGATCTCGAACCCGCCCGCGACCTGATGGAGGAAGGCCGCTTCGCCGAGGCCAAGGCGCTGCTCTGGCCCGCCGCACGGTCCGGCAATGCCGAGGCCGAGGAACTGATCGGCGTGATGCATGCGCTCGGGCTGGGCGTGGCGCAGGACTACACCCGTGCGTTCGAGTGGTATCTGCGCTCTGCCATGAAGGGCCATGCGGGCGCGCAATCGGGGGTCGGGTGGTACTACGAGATGGGCCTCGGCATGCCCGCGCCCGACCTTGTCCGCGCCTATATGTGGTATGTGCTCAGTGCGATCGGCGGCGACCCGGACGCCGCCGACAGTCAGGAAGAGGTCCGCAAGAAGATGACGCCCGAGCAAGTGGCGCAGGCCCACGCGCTTGTGGATGACTACAAGGTCTGGATGTATCCATTTCGCTAG
- the dctP gene encoding TRAP transporter substrate-binding protein DctP has protein sequence MFKTTLKALLAGAMLLSAPLAATAQEYTLRATANSNENDEDYDGLVVFKNYVESASNGAIAVELFIGTQLCSNGAECLQGVADGSIDIYISTSGGASGIFPYVQVLDLPYLMADDRIAEAVLAGDFTRKVREMALEDSGGMIRLMTIGNTGGWRNFANTQRRIAAPSDMEGLKIRTVVADLPQELVRVLGAAPTPIPWPELFTSLQTGVVEGSKNGITDIMGMKFPDAGLQYLTLDGHAYMGALWWMNNERFLSMPEDLRRVVVDGFYALQQATFASPKRKSIPAYEEFVAGGGDLYVPTPEEKAAFKEAAAPVFDWFKANVGRGEEVFNALNEAVAEAEAEVNAARDADLN, from the coding sequence ATGTTCAAAACCACCCTGAAGGCGCTTCTGGCCGGAGCGATGCTCCTGTCCGCGCCGCTGGCGGCCACGGCGCAGGAATATACCCTGCGCGCCACCGCCAATTCCAACGAGAACGACGAGGATTACGACGGGCTCGTGGTGTTCAAGAACTACGTCGAGAGCGCGTCGAACGGGGCCATCGCGGTGGAGCTGTTCATCGGCACGCAGCTGTGTTCGAACGGGGCGGAGTGCCTGCAAGGGGTCGCCGACGGGTCGATCGACATCTATATCTCGACCTCCGGCGGTGCGTCGGGGATTTTTCCCTATGTTCAGGTGCTTGACCTGCCCTACCTGATGGCGGACGACCGGATCGCCGAGGCGGTTCTGGCGGGCGATTTCACCCGCAAGGTGCGCGAGATGGCGCTGGAGGATTCCGGCGGGATGATCCGGCTGATGACCATCGGCAATACCGGCGGCTGGCGCAACTTCGCCAACACCCAGCGCCGGATCGCGGCACCCTCGGACATGGAGGGGCTGAAGATCCGCACCGTGGTGGCCGATCTGCCGCAGGAACTGGTGCGCGTGCTGGGCGCCGCGCCCACCCCGATCCCGTGGCCGGAGCTGTTCACCTCGCTGCAGACCGGCGTGGTCGAGGGGTCCAAGAACGGCATCACCGATATCATGGGGATGAAATTCCCCGATGCGGGTCTGCAATACCTGACCCTGGACGGGCACGCCTATATGGGTGCGCTGTGGTGGATGAACAACGAGCGGTTCCTGTCCATGCCGGAGGATCTGCGCAGGGTCGTGGTGGATGGGTTCTACGCGTTGCAGCAGGCGACCTTTGCCTCGCCCAAGCGCAAGTCGATCCCGGCCTATGAGGAGTTCGTCGCCGGGGGCGGGGACCTTTATGTGCCCACGCCCGAAGAGAAGGCGGCATTCAAGGAGGCCGCGGCCCCAGTGTTTGACTGGTTCAAGGCCAATGTCGGGCGCGGGGAAGAGGTGTTCAACGCGTTGAACGAGGCCGTTGCCGAGGCCGAGGCCGAGGTCAACGCGGCGCGCGACGCCGACTTGAATTGA
- a CDS encoding TRAP transporter large permease produces the protein MLIWFLPLFLLFLMIGLPVFFGLLAAPGLLLWLNGQERDITLLYRNVYNGMDSFPLMAIPFFMLAGELMNRGGITLRLVEFAQALMGHFRGGLAHVNILSSMLFAGLSGSAVADTSALGSMLIPAMEKQGYTRRFAAAITAASSVIGPIIPPSGIMIIYAYVMGESVAALFLAGIVPGILVGVGLMGVVKLMADKYDFPVASAKTTWGQRGQASLKAFFPLMTPVIILGGILAGVFTPTEAAAVAVAYALIIGFFVMRTLKVSDLPDILGRAGITSAVVLLLVGAAMAFKTVVSLSYAPQIMADFMLSLSENPLILLLLINLLLFVVGMFLDAGPAIIILGPILGPIFVDLGVDPIHFAIIMSVNLTVGLATPPMGLVLFVASSVSGERVERIAKAILPFLAVEILVIFLITYFPAISMTIPRLTGFAQ, from the coding sequence ATGCTGATCTGGTTCCTGCCGCTGTTCCTGCTGTTCCTGATGATCGGCTTGCCGGTCTTTTTCGGCCTGCTTGCAGCCCCCGGTCTGCTGCTGTGGCTGAACGGGCAGGAGCGGGACATCACCCTGCTTTATCGGAATGTCTATAACGGGATGGACAGCTTTCCGCTGATGGCGATCCCGTTCTTCATGCTGGCAGGCGAGTTGATGAACCGGGGCGGGATCACGTTGCGGCTGGTGGAGTTTGCCCAGGCCCTGATGGGGCATTTCCGGGGCGGACTGGCCCATGTGAACATCCTCAGCTCGATGCTGTTCGCGGGGCTCTCGGGCTCTGCGGTGGCGGACACCTCGGCGCTGGGCTCGATGTTGATCCCGGCGATGGAGAAGCAGGGCTATACCCGCCGGTTTGCCGCCGCGATCACCGCCGCAAGCTCGGTGATTGGGCCGATCATCCCGCCCTCGGGGATCATGATCATCTATGCCTATGTGATGGGGGAGAGCGTCGCGGCCCTGTTTTTGGCAGGGATCGTGCCCGGTATCCTCGTGGGTGTCGGCCTGATGGGGGTCGTGAAACTGATGGCGGACAAGTACGACTTCCCCGTCGCATCGGCCAAGACAACCTGGGGCCAGCGGGGGCAGGCCAGCCTGAAGGCGTTCTTCCCGCTGATGACGCCGGTGATCATCCTGGGCGGTATCCTCGCGGGGGTGTTCACCCCGACCGAGGCTGCGGCGGTGGCGGTGGCCTATGCGCTGATCATCGGGTTCTTCGTGATGCGGACGCTGAAGGTCTCGGACCTGCCGGATATCCTGGGTCGCGCCGGGATCACGTCGGCGGTGGTGCTGCTCCTGGTGGGGGCGGCGATGGCGTTCAAGACGGTGGTGAGCCTGTCCTACGCGCCGCAGATCATGGCGGATTTCATGCTGAGCCTGTCGGAGAACCCGCTGATCCTGCTGTTGCTGATCAACCTGTTGCTGTTCGTGGTGGGAATGTTCCTCGATGCGGGGCCGGCGATCATCATCCTCGGCCCGATCCTCGGCCCGATCTTCGTCGATCTGGGGGTCGATCCGATCCATTTCGCAATCATCATGTCCGTGAACCTGACCGTGGGGCTGGCCACGCCGCCCATGGGGCTTGTCCTGTTCGTGGCAAGCTCGGTCTCGGGCGAACGGGTCGAGCGCATCGCCAAGGCGATCCTGCCCTTCCTGGCGGTGGAGATCCTGGTGATCTTCCTGATCACCTATTTCCCCGCGATTTCCATGACCATTCCGCGGCTCACCGGCTTTGCGCAGTGA
- a CDS encoding TRAP transporter small permease — MGALLAVLAPFRIVNEALFKVGRGLGVICVAAMVVAILIQVFFRYVLNNALPWPDEAARFAMLWMTGLMAPTAFRRGGFVAIDMVVRLLPVRLGALLSLFLLFVMLLVLVIAAQIGWSEVTGFGGRFATASLYLPTNLSFTEWFRVPRSWMMASLLVGIIMMISANIELILRAVISLLGGAENLPEIPGTETIGAE, encoded by the coding sequence ATGGGCGCATTGCTGGCGGTGCTTGCACCGTTCCGGATCGTCAACGAGGCCCTCTTCAAGGTCGGGCGCGGGCTTGGCGTGATCTGCGTGGCGGCCATGGTCGTGGCGATCCTGATCCAGGTGTTCTTCCGATATGTTCTGAACAATGCGCTGCCCTGGCCGGACGAGGCCGCGCGGTTTGCCATGCTGTGGATGACCGGGTTGATGGCGCCGACGGCGTTCCGGCGCGGCGGCTTCGTGGCCATCGACATGGTGGTGCGGCTGCTGCCGGTGCGTCTGGGCGCGTTGCTGTCGCTGTTCTTGTTGTTCGTGATGCTGCTGGTGCTGGTCATCGCGGCGCAGATCGGCTGGTCCGAGGTCACGGGCTTTGGCGGGCGGTTCGCCACTGCTTCGCTCTACCTGCCGACGAACCTGAGTTTCACCGAATGGTTCCGGGTGCCGCGGAGCTGGATGATGGCCTCCCTGCTGGTGGGGATCATCATGATGATCTCGGCCAATATCGAGCTCATCCTGCGGGCCGTGATTTCCCTTCTGGGCGGTGCGGAGAATTTGCCGGAGATCCCCGGCACCGAAACCATAGGGGCCGAATGA
- a CDS encoding flavin reductase family protein — MTDTPRLAPFTPGPDTAREFRNAMGRFPTGVTVVTVQGPKGPMGITANSFSSVSIDPPLLLWCPAKYSSRFETFATAPRFAIHILGQGQMDVARGFAQRADAFEGLALDPCPHAVPLLADCLARFECKTVQTHDAGDHMIVVGEVIEAGYRDGEALVFSEGMFGRFVGH; from the coding sequence ATGACCGATACACCCCGCCTTGCGCCCTTTACCCCCGGACCGGACACAGCGCGCGAGTTCCGAAACGCGATGGGTCGGTTTCCCACCGGCGTGACCGTGGTGACCGTGCAGGGGCCGAAGGGGCCGATGGGGATCACCGCCAACAGTTTTTCCAGCGTGTCGATCGACCCGCCGCTGCTGCTGTGGTGTCCGGCCAAATATTCCAGCCGGTTCGAGACGTTCGCGACAGCGCCCCGCTTTGCCATCCACATCCTCGGGCAGGGCCAGATGGATGTTGCGCGGGGCTTTGCCCAGAGGGCCGATGCGTTCGAAGGGCTGGCGCTGGATCCATGCCCGCATGCGGTGCCGCTCCTGGCCGATTGTTTGGCGCGGTTCGAGTGCAAGACCGTGCAGACACATGATGCGGGCGATCACATGATCGTGGTCGGCGAGGTGATCGAGGCAGGCTACCGGGACGGTGAGGCGCTGGTCTTCAGCGAGGGCATGTTCGGACGGTTCGTCGGTCACTGA
- a CDS encoding aldo/keto reductase: MDRTQLTPDLSLSRIVYGMWRLDEDADTSPAHIQAKIEACLAQGITTLDQADIYGGYMAEELLGAAFKAAPDLRAKCEIVTKCDIVAPVGRYASAKVKHYDTSRAHIEASVDHSLRLMNIERIDLLLIHRPDPMMDAGETGAALDGLVASGKVGAVGVSNFKLHDWTLLQSAMETPLVTNQIEISLTANAAFTNGDIAFLQERGIAPMAWSPLGGGSLMTGDHAAGKALDAVARAQGVDRAAVAVAWLLAHPAGIVPVMGTNRLDRIAAFSDALKVEMDRETWFALYEAANGAEVP; encoded by the coding sequence ATGGATCGCACCCAACTCACCCCCGACCTGAGCCTGAGCCGGATCGTTTACGGCATGTGGCGGCTGGACGAGGATGCCGACACCTCGCCCGCCCATATCCAGGCCAAGATCGAGGCGTGTCTGGCCCAGGGCATCACGACGCTGGACCAGGCGGATATCTATGGTGGGTACATGGCCGAAGAGCTGCTCGGCGCGGCCTTCAAGGCCGCCCCGGACCTGCGGGCCAAGTGCGAGATCGTGACGAAATGCGATATCGTGGCCCCCGTCGGGCGCTATGCCAGTGCAAAGGTGAAGCATTACGACACGTCGCGGGCGCATATCGAGGCCTCGGTCGACCATTCCCTGCGACTGATGAACATCGAGCGGATCGACCTGCTGCTGATCCACCGCCCGGACCCGATGATGGACGCGGGCGAGACCGGCGCGGCGCTGGACGGGCTCGTGGCCTCGGGCAAGGTCGGCGCGGTGGGCGTGTCCAATTTCAAGCTGCACGACTGGACGCTTTTGCAGTCGGCGATGGAGACGCCGCTCGTCACCAACCAGATCGAGATCAGCCTGACCGCCAATGCGGCCTTCACCAACGGCGATATCGCCTTCCTGCAGGAGCGGGGCATCGCGCCCATGGCCTGGTCGCCTTTGGGCGGTGGCAGCCTGATGACCGGGGATCACGCCGCGGGCAAGGCGCTGGATGCGGTGGCGCGCGCCCAGGGGGTGGACCGCGCGGCGGTGGCGGTGGCCTGGCTGCTGGCGCATCCGGCGGGAATTGTGCCGGTGATGGGGACGAACAGGCTTGACCGCATCGCTGCCTTTTCCGATGCGTTGAAAGTGGAGATGGACCGCGAGACCTGGTTCGCCCTATACGAGGCGGCCAACGGGGCGGAGGTTCCCTGA
- a CDS encoding LLM class flavin-dependent oxidoreductase: MTVVPVTSADLDAAEVSWFAALCSDDYRFLGVPEGDLRSSWAHCSEIVKTAERLGFRNILCPSSYQVGQDTLSFVAGCAPITDRINLLAAVRCGEMQPIMLARTIATLDHMLQGRLTVNIISSDFPGQKEPSPYRYQRSREVVEILKQAWTRDEINHEGEVYQFKGLTTDPAKPYQTGGPLLYFGGYSPDALDLCAEHCDVYLMWPEPKDQIKGRMEAVHARAAEKGRTLDYGLRVHMIVRDTEAEAKEYAEHITSKLDDDYGRAIRERALDAGSLGVSHQAKNRDIADEYGYVEPHLWTGIGRARSGCGAALVGSADQVLSEIEAYQKMGIRAFIFSGYPHLEEATHFGRLVLPHLKTCSLPEAYGRVPASPPATPLAAGERR, encoded by the coding sequence ATGACCGTCGTTCCCGTCACATCCGCCGATCTCGATGCTGCCGAGGTGTCCTGGTTCGCGGCCTTGTGTTCGGATGATTACCGGTTTCTCGGGGTGCCGGAGGGGGATTTGCGGTCGTCCTGGGCCCATTGTTCGGAGATCGTCAAGACCGCGGAGCGGCTGGGCTTTCGCAATATCCTGTGCCCGTCCTCCTACCAGGTGGGGCAGGATACGCTGAGCTTCGTGGCGGGGTGTGCGCCGATCACGGATCGGATCAACCTGCTGGCGGCCGTGCGCTGCGGCGAGATGCAGCCGATCATGCTGGCGCGGACCATCGCGACGCTGGATCACATGCTGCAGGGGCGGCTGACGGTCAACATCATCAGCTCGGACTTCCCCGGCCAGAAGGAGCCGAGCCCCTATCGCTATCAGCGCTCCCGCGAGGTGGTGGAGATCCTGAAACAGGCCTGGACACGGGACGAGATCAACCACGAGGGCGAGGTTTACCAGTTCAAGGGGCTGACCACGGACCCGGCCAAGCCGTACCAGACCGGCGGGCCGCTGTTGTATTTCGGGGGGTATTCGCCGGATGCGCTGGATCTGTGTGCCGAGCATTGCGATGTCTACCTGATGTGGCCGGAGCCCAAGGACCAGATCAAGGGCCGGATGGAGGCGGTGCATGCCCGCGCGGCCGAGAAGGGTCGGACGCTCGATTACGGGTTGCGGGTGCACATGATCGTGCGGGACACCGAGGCCGAGGCCAAGGAATATGCCGAGCACATCACCTCGAAGCTCGACGACGACTATGGCCGTGCCATCCGGGAGCGGGCGCTGGACGCCGGATCGCTGGGCGTGTCGCACCAGGCCAAGAATCGCGATATCGCGGACGAATACGGCTATGTCGAGCCGCATCTGTGGACCGGGATCGGGCGGGCGCGCTCGGGCTGCGGGGCAGCACTCGTCGGGTCCGCCGACCAGGTCCTGTCGGAGATCGAGGCCTATCAGAAGATGGGTATTCGCGCCTTCATCTTCTCGGGCTACCCCCACCTGGAGGAAGCCACGCATTTCGGGCGCCTCGTGCTGCCGCATCTGAAAACCTGTTCCCTGCCGGAGGCTTATGGGCGTGTGCCCGCCAGCCCGCCGGCCACACCCCTTGCTGCCGGAGAGCGCCGTTGA
- a CDS encoding GntR family transcriptional regulator gives MPPLSALPKHMQISEVLIRDITAGRLAEGARLPPERDLAVQMGTSVGTLRKALAHLTEQGLLHRVQGSGNYVRKGGPAAGVYAMFRLERRSGGGLPRAEMLDRALMDKPADLPAFGRAPAATRFRRLRALDDQPVAVEEIWLDASAGSLAEGPLSESLYRSYTARLGLTIQRAEDRVRLAPFPAWTPPQLAPPDTMAGFVERFAWAGPGPAIEYSRTWFDGTRAHYVQRLSETASQ, from the coding sequence ATGCCGCCCCTCTCCGCCCTCCCCAAACACATGCAGATCAGCGAAGTCCTGATCCGCGACATCACCGCCGGGCGGCTGGCCGAAGGCGCGCGTCTGCCACCCGAGCGGGATCTGGCGGTGCAGATGGGCACCTCCGTCGGCACCCTGCGCAAGGCGCTGGCGCACCTGACAGAACAGGGCCTGCTCCACCGGGTGCAGGGCTCGGGCAATTACGTGCGCAAGGGCGGCCCGGCGGCGGGGGTCTATGCCATGTTCCGGCTCGAACGGCGCTCGGGCGGCGGCCTGCCCCGGGCCGAAATGCTCGACCGCGCGCTGATGGACAAGCCCGCCGACCTGCCCGCGTTCGGTCGCGCCCCCGCCGCCACCCGGTTCCGACGGCTGCGCGCGCTGGACGACCAGCCCGTCGCGGTGGAAGAGATCTGGCTCGATGCCAGCGCCGGGAGTCTCGCCGAAGGCCCCCTCTCCGAATCGCTCTATCGCAGCTACACCGCCCGGCTCGGGCTCACGATCCAGCGGGCCGAGGACCGCGTCCGGCTGGCTCCGTTTCCCGCCTGGACCCCGCCGCAACTGGCCCCCCCCGACACCATGGCGGGCTTCGTGGAACGCTTCGCCTGGGCCGGCCCCGGCCCCGCCATCGAATATTCGCGCACCTGGTTCGACGGGACGCGCGCCCATTATGTCCAGCGCCTGAGTGAGACCGCATCCCAATGA
- a CDS encoding Gfo/Idh/MocA family protein, which produces MTDTKTYGLIGAGMMGQEHLRNLALLPGAQATALFDPDDTMAAAALALAPGAVRASSLAEMLAMPALDALVIASPNFRHMEQLAEIAATRPLPLLVEKPLYTDPADLPRLKALVAAYPAPIWVAMEYRYMPPIAAFLDQLQAATGGVRMLTIREHRFPFLAKVGDWNRFNRYTGGTFVEKCCHFFDLMRLALGAEPTRILASATPPLNHADECYDGARPDILDAGYAICEFDSGARAMLELCMYAEGARYQEELSAVGPAGKIEARVPGPGRFWPADLGAPPTPLLELSPRAPQRPELREIPVDPTLLAAGDHNGATFYQHRAFLDLLWGQRTTPEVTAEDGWRAVEMGLAAQRSIATGLPVSLVQDPVEISA; this is translated from the coding sequence ATGACAGACACCAAGACATACGGCCTGATCGGGGCCGGCATGATGGGCCAGGAACACCTGCGCAACCTCGCCCTGCTGCCCGGCGCGCAGGCCACCGCGCTGTTCGATCCCGATGACACGATGGCCGCCGCCGCCCTTGCGCTGGCCCCCGGCGCGGTGCGCGCATCGAGCCTGGCCGAGATGCTGGCGATGCCGGCGCTCGATGCGCTGGTCATCGCCAGCCCCAATTTCCGCCATATGGAGCAGCTCGCCGAGATCGCCGCGACCCGGCCCCTGCCGCTGCTGGTGGAAAAACCGCTCTATACGGACCCCGCGGACCTGCCGCGGCTCAAGGCGCTGGTGGCGGCCTATCCCGCGCCGATCTGGGTGGCGATGGAATACCGCTACATGCCCCCGATCGCGGCCTTCCTCGACCAGCTGCAGGCCGCAACGGGCGGCGTGCGGATGCTCACCATCCGCGAACACCGCTTCCCCTTCCTGGCCAAGGTCGGCGACTGGAACCGCTTCAACCGCTACACCGGCGGCACCTTTGTCGAGAAATGCTGCCACTTCTTCGACCTGATGCGCCTCGCTCTCGGGGCGGAGCCGACCCGCATCCTGGCCAGTGCCACGCCCCCCCTGAACCATGCCGACGAGTGCTACGACGGCGCGCGCCCCGACATCCTCGATGCCGGCTACGCGATCTGCGAATTCGACAGTGGCGCCCGCGCCATGTTGGAGCTGTGCATGTATGCCGAGGGCGCGCGCTACCAGGAAGAGCTCAGCGCCGTGGGCCCCGCGGGCAAGATCGAGGCCCGCGTGCCCGGCCCGGGCCGGTTCTGGCCCGCGGATCTCGGCGCGCCGCCGACACCGCTGCTGGAACTGAGCCCCCGCGCCCCGCAACGCCCCGAGCTGCGCGAGATCCCCGTCGACCCGACCCTGCTGGCCGCGGGCGACCACAACGGCGCGACGTTCTACCAGCACCGCGCATTTCTGGACCTGCTCTGGGGTCAGCGGACAACCCCCGAGGTCACCGCCGAAGATGGCTGGCGCGCCGTCGAAATGGGCCTCGCCGCCCAGCGCTCGATCGCAACCGGCCTGCCCGTCAGCCTCGTTCAGGACCCGGTAGAGATCAGCGCGTAA